GGCGCCACTGCCTCGGAGATTTACAGGATTTTCTGGTACCTGGGCAGTTCCCGGTGTGGCGGCAAGGATAAAACTGGCGGTTGCCAGCACAGCGGTAAGGCGGCGTAAAAGGGTTGCACACCTCGATATCATAGGGACCTCGGCTTATAGGCCTCTGGCAACCTGCCTATAGGCGGGATGAGAGGCCGAAAACTGCTTTAGATTAAAATTTTAGCAGGGTCCCTGGTTCGTCATATCAATTGCCTAGCTACCGACTATTTGGTCGTCCTCGCGGTAGATGGCCAGTACCGACGGCCGAGGTGGTAACTGGGGATTATTATCTGGCCACCGGTGCAGGGGATTGTCATAAGTTGAGTTGCGTGAATCGGCGGGGTGCTGCACAGCAATAAATAGTGTTTTTCCGTCGGGGGTAAATTCCGGCCCGCATACTTCAGCCCCTTGGGGGCAGCCAAAAAAATGCTTGGGTGCCGCTCGCAAAGGCCCTTCAGTAGCCATTGCCCAAAGTCCATCGTGGAAGCCAAGGCGCTCACAGCCATCAGTAGCAATCCACATATTGCCCCTGGGGTCGAAAGCAACGTTATCGGGATTGGCAAACCAGCCGTGCTCAGAGATATCGTAAGGGGACTGCTGTCCATAGGCGCCCCTTTCAGCGGGGTTTTCAGCATTGGGATTTCCGCCAAGTAGAAATTGCTGCCACTGAAATTGTGCGCTTGTGTGGTCGCGGTTTCCCTTCTTCCCGGGGGGCGCTATTTCCAATACATGGCCGGCAGTATTGCGGGCGCGGGGGTTGGCGGCATCGGTATCGCTGCGCTTCTTGTTTTTGGTCAGCATTACATAGGTGCAATCATTGTGGGGGTTAGTCTCTACGTCCTCCGGCCGATCCATTGGCGTGGCTCCCAGTAGCGTGGCTGCGCGGCGCGCATCAATCATTACATCTGCTTGATTGCGAAAACCATTCTCTGCGGTCAGTGGGCCCTGGCCATATATCAGCGGCAGCCATTCGCCACTGCCATCGTCGGCAAATCGTGCGGCATAGAGCGAGCCATTAACGAGTAGCTTTCGGTTTGTATCGGGATCTTCGGGCTGATAGTTATCTTGGGATACATAGCGATAGACAAATTGATGTTCATCATCATCGCCGCCGTAAGCAACGATCGGTTGTCCCGGTTTACAGACCAGGGTAAAGCCTTCGTGCTCAAAACGCCCAAAACTGGTCAGTTTGCGCGGTTTTGATTGGGGGTTATAGGGGTCAAACTCCACCATCCAGCCGAATCGGTTGGGCTCTTTGGGTTCTACCTGAATATCAAATCGGCGGTCGTGGTCACCCCAGTTGCGATTTTCCGGTTTTATACCAAAAAGTTGATGGTTTTCGATCTCCAGGGAATCTTCGAGCTTTTTTGGGTCTCCCTGAAAAGCGCCACCAAACCCCTCTTCAGCAATTAATACGGTTCCCCATGGGGTTTTTCCTCCTGCACAGTTACCTATGGTACCGAGGACCTGGGTTCCGCTGGGATCTTGGTGGGTCTTCAAACGTTCGTCGCCTGCGGCCGGGCCAGTGATTTCCATTGGCGTCGTAGAAGTTATCCGCCGGTTATAGGGACTGTCAGCCACTACTTTCCAGCCCCGTTTAGTTCTTTGAATTTCCACGATGGAGTGTCCGCAGGCAGCCTGTTCAATGGCCACATGCTCGGCACTCACTCCCCGGGTGGCACTGTATTCGTCGTTATAACCGGGGAACATTAGATGGGGCTGGGTGTATTCGTGATTGACACATAAAAGCCCGCGATCACTATTTTTACTTTGTATATGCAGGTACCCCTGGGTGGAACTCGCCCCCTTTGCCAAGGGCATAAAAGCAATAAAATCGTTGTTGTAACCGAAGCGTTGTTCCTGGCCACTGGCGCTAAGTTCTTCAGGCTGAAAAGATGTTTCCTCTTTATGTAGAGGGTCTCCCCACCTTAGCAGAACCGTGGATTTATAACCCTCTGGTAGATGGTGTTGGTAATCCAGGCCATGGGGAATTTCTTTAAAGGTGAGGGAGTTGTGTGTGGGCTTTTCACTCCCACTACAGCCGGGTAGTAAGCTGCTTACAGCACCGGTGGCGGTTACACCACCCAGGACTTTAAATAGAGATCTGCGTGCTGGGTTTGTGGGGCTTTCGTTCATGACTGCTCCATATTTGGCTTCAGTATATGACGCTTTTTACTGTTAATTGCCTTGATGGTTCTTTTTAAGGCGATTGATATCTGTGTAAATAGCAGGGCTTACATCTATCGTCGCAGTACTAATTGACTATGTGATGACAAGCTTAAAAAAAATGTCACGTAAAGTTCATAGCGGCCTTCTAGTCTGCGTCCAATTCAATTAACCACCGGTAATGTGGGAGTGGGACGCAATGAAATACAGAACTTCAGGCTTGCGGTTACTGGGAATGCCATTGGCGGCTCTGGCGACTGCCATCATTAGTGCAAATGCTGTCGCAGAAAATGAGCAGCTAATGGAAACTGTGACGGTTACCGCTCAGGCAAGTAATGCGCGCAGCGACTTGGATCGACAGCGGGACGCCAATAAGGTCGTAGCGGTGCAAACTTCTGATGCGATTGGTGAACTCCCCGATGCCAATGTCACAGAAGCGTTACAGCGGATGCCCGGTGTATTTATTGCGAGAGATCAGGGTGAGGGGCGTTTCGTTGGGGTGCGGGGTATAGACCCAAATTTGAATGCGGCGACAATTAATGGTGTGAGCTTGCCGGCACCGGAAACAAACTCCCGGGCGGTAGCCCTGGATGTTATTCCATCGGACTTATTGGCGAGTTTGGAGGTATTTAAAACTCTTACGCCGGATATGAGCGCAGATTCTATTGGCGGTGCCATTGAGATCAAAAGTCTGAATGCCCTGGATTATGACAGCAATCGCTACAAATTCAGTGTAGAGAATAGCTACAGCGAGCTGCAGGAAGAGTACAGCCCCAAAGTGGCTGCGACCATGACCAACATTTTTGAACTTGATGGAGAGCGCCGTCTTGGGGTGGCCTTGGCGCTAAGTCACCAGGAGCGGGATTTTGGCTCAGATAATATTGAGACTGACGGTAGCTGGGAAGAGCTGACCGCTGAAGACGGCTCTGTCGCTAAGGGCGCGACCGAAATAGAGCATCGCGATTACAGTATTACCCGGGAGCGCACAGGTCTTGCTGCCAACTTCGACCTGGATCTGGGCAGTGACTCAAGCATCTATCTCCACAGCTTGTACTCCGATTTTTCTGATCAGGAAATCCGCCAGCGCAATTCCTGGAAGCTCGATGATGAGCGCGATGAGCCGGAGACTATTTCAGGCAACTCGGCAGAATGGGAAGAGGCCGCGTTGGAGAAGTCCCTGAAGGACCGCCTGGAAGAACAGGAAATTATTTCTGCGGTATTTGGCGGAGAGCATAATTTTGAGCAATGGGGATTGTCCTATGCCTTGGGATATTCCCATGCAGAGGAATCTGAACCCAATCGCCGCGATACCGATTTTGTCTTGGACTCCCTGCGTTTGGGGTATGTTGAAGTTGGTGATACTCCCCGTATGGCGGTGGGAAGTGAGGATGTTGAAGCAGTATTGGACCCGGCCAGCTATCAACTCGATGAGTTGGTCATTGAAGATAACTTTACTGAAGATGAAGAAATCAGCTTCCGTATTGATATCAGTAGAGAAATGGATTGGGCTGGCAATCCTTCAGTAGTTAAATTCGGATTACATGAGCGTCAGCGAGAAAAGGCTGGTGACTTAAATGCGACTGTATATGAAGGGTTTGGTGGGGATTACACTCTGGCGGACTTTTCTCGCAATAGTATCGATTATGGTTTGGATGCATTTGGACCTGGCGTCAATGTTGGAAGCCTGAATAGTTTTATCAATGCTAACCTCAGTGATTTTGACATAGATGAGACGGAGACCGCTTTGGCATCCGCCCGTGACTACGCAATGAATGAAGACATCACGGCCTTGTATGTGATGAATTCTATTGAGTTGGATCGCTCCCAGCTGGTTTTTGGGGTTCGCTATGAGCGCACCGAATTTACTGCTGAAGGAGTGAATGTGGCAGAGTCGGAAGAGCCCCTGCCGGGTGCCGATTTAATTTCAGAAGGGGTTTATGCCACTGAGGTTAACTACGAGCGGGACTACGACAATTTCTTTCCCAGTATTAATTACAAGTTTGATTACAACGATAATGTTGTTCTCCGTGCAGCTTATTCGGAGTCCTTATCGCGTCCATCATTTGGCTATTTGAACCCCTCTCCGGCCAAAATTGAATACGATGATGGGGAACTGGAGGTTGAAGCTGGAAATCCAGAATTAGACCCCTATGAATCCCGCAATATCGACCTATCTGCCGAATACTATGCGGACGACCTGGGTATGTTCTCTGTGGGACTTTTCCATAAGAGTATCGATAACTTTATTGTTATGTCTGAGGTTTCCAGTAATACCGATTTTACCCGTTTTGTAGGGAATTTAGCGGTGGATGATGCTGAAGTATGGCAACCGATTAACGGAGACAACGCCCGTATCAGCGGTGCCGAACTGGCCTGGACCCAAGGTTTTGAAAATGGGTTCTTACTCAGGGCTAATGCAACATTAACCGATTCAGAAGCTGATCTGGGTCTCAATAGCAGTGATCGCAGTGACAAAATATCTATGCCTTCCCAGGCGGATTTTGTCGGCAACTTTATTGTAGGCTATGAACGCGATGCCTTTAGTATGCGCCTGTCAGCAGCTTTCCGCAGTGAACGCCTGCTGGAAGTAGACCTTGAAAATGAGGTCAATGACCGCTACGAAGAAGACCATTTGCAATTGGATTTGTCGGCCCGCTACCGCTTTGATAATGGCCTTCAACTTACTTTTACTGGGGTTAACCTCACGGATGAGCCTTACTATGTTCACACGTCTGGGTTTAATGGTCAGTACGAAGAATACGGTCCGACTTATGCGATTGGGCTGAGCTATAGCACTTTCTAGAATTTTCACTGGAATTTTTGGATTAGTGTAAATTCTTATCCTGATAAAGCCCCTGCAATATTGTGGGGCTTTGTTTTTTATAAAAATAATATTTTCTGTCAGTTACCGGTAAATCCTAAGCAGGTTTTATTATGCGTTTTTCAATAGTGGGTGTTTTGTCCTGCCTTATATTACTCGGATGTGATCTTGAAAAGGATAGTCAAAGATTATCTTCGCAAAATATCATCTCTTTAAAGGGTGTGATAGCTGAACAGATTCAGTTGGTCGGTTTCCCTGAGCAGCAATACTTGTTGCTATCTAGTAAATATAAGGGGCTGGTGCTTGTAGATGAGTCCGCAAAAATACAAGTTCAAAATGATGCCAGAGTAGAGGCACTTGCAATTCAGCCAAAGGAAGATGGTAGCTACCTGGTGGCGGCTTACGAAAAGCAGGAAGCGCAATTACATCTATATCAATTATTTACTGATCTAAACGATGATTTGCGGCTTCAACTTTTAGGAAAGCTTGAGAATGCTAAGCCTGTGAGCGCACTCTGTTTTTCACTACAAGCAGGAAGAGATCACCTGTTTGCCATTGGAGAGGACGGACTGGGGTTTGAGTACCTGCTTTCTCCCAGCGGTGGGCACTGGGACTTTACCGAGATCCGCCCAATATATTTGGGGGAGGAGGTTAATAGTTGTAGCGTGGATAACCGTCGGGGGCGATTACTGGTATCACAGCCGCCTGTAGGGATATTGGCATTGAATGCCGATGCAGAGCGAGATGAGGAGCGTGAGCTTTTAATCTCGGCGAAACGGCTCGGTGATGATTTCGGCAGCTTGCGATTGGGTTATCAGCAGGACCAAATCTGGATTGCTGTGGAACAGGGAGTACAGGCTTTCGACTTGTCAGGAAGTGGTATGCCCGACCACTCTTGGACATTGCCTGCAGAAAGTCCTGCCTCTATAGCAGTTTTTGGTGATAGGTTGGCCGTGTTAAATGATAAGCAGAGTGAAATAACCTATTTCCCGATAAATACCAAACTGACCAGAGTTACAGATAATCCGCTTGAGATTATTCCCACTATTGCCGCCAGGGGACAAACTGACCCCGTTCACTCTTATGGGGATGCTGCCGATGATCCCGCCATTTGGGTGAACCCTCATTCGCCGGCAAACAGCCTGATTTTTGCTACAGATAAAAAAAAGGGGCTCAATATCTATCATCTATCAGGCGGCTTAAAACAGCACTTTCCGGTAGGCAGGGTTAATAATGTTGATATCCGTAAAATTTCCCACCCCGATATCGATGCGATTGCCGTTGCCTCTAATCGTACTAATCCCGGTTTGGATCTATTTTCTATCAGTATAACGGGCGAGGTGGGGTATCTTGGATACCGGGGTATAGGGCTTCGTGATCCCTATGGCTTGTGCCTGCAACAGGACGATAGTGGACTTTATGCCTGGGTTTCTGACAAGGAGGCCAGCTTGCATCAGCTCAAGATCAATGTCTCTGAGTCCTCCAATGAGTTTGAGATTGAGCAGGGTATCCAGCTTGATGACTATGGACAGGTTGAAGGCTGTGTTGTGGATGACCAGTTCGGAACCCTGTTTTTTGCTGAGGAAGACCGGGGGATTTGGCGACTGGACCTAAAGTCCTTATCAGAGGCCTCTCCAGAGTTGGTGGCAGAAGTGGATGGTGAAAAGCTGGTGGCAGATATAGAGGGATTGGCACTTTATCAGGATGGCGACAAGGGCTTTCTAGTGATATCCAGTCAAGGTAATGATAGCTATGCACTATTCAGCCGTAGTGGGAATGAATTTATTACCCATTTTCGGGTTGGTATGAATCCCCAGCTAGGTGTGGATGGCACTTCGGAAACCGATGGTTTGGCCGTTACCAGTTCAGCTCTGGGTGCGGAATATCCGCAAGGTTTGTTAGTTGTTCAGGATGGGCGCAACCGAATGCCCAGCGCAGCCCAGAATTTTAAATTGGTTGATTGGAGGGATATCAATCGTCTGTTGTCTCACTAGCGGTATCGGGGTTTTCAGGCTGGCTTAAATTGTTAATATTGCGGGCTCTCTGAACCAGATAAATCAGAGAGCTCGCAAGTATCACTCCAACGATATCGGCGGCCAGATCAAGTAAGTCAAAAGTCCTTGAGCGAACAAATGCCTGGCTTATCTCTTCAATCAGGGCAAAGCCAAGCACTGCGATAGCACCATAGTAAATTCTAATAAAGCCGAGCTTAAAATAAGTGGCGCGGGTGGCAGGTATCAGGATAAGACCAAAAGTACCAAACAAGGCGATATGGCCTAGTTTATCGCCATAGGGGATAGCACGGACAAGGTCAAAAAATATACTACTCGATCCGGTATTGGCTAGATATACAATCCAAAGAATAAAGAGAAAAAACAGTAGGGCTGAAGCCTTGAGAAATCTTGACATAATACTTATTGATACTGTTTCGTCTAATCTTGTGAAGCTTGACTATTGATTTTATAGATATCTAATTGGATCGGAAAGATAGGCCATTTGGCTATGTGAATTAGCCAGAATGTGATGGCTCAGTATCAATTATTTTCGACTTACAGTCCCTACATAGGTAGGCGATACCATTAATATCTAGTGATTTACTTTTAGATCGAAACTCATAGGGCTCCATGTTTTTCTTACAGTCGGTGCAAATAGGTGGGTTTTCAAGTTTTTCTTGCTCTAGCTGTTTTTTTGTTCCGAATATTAACAGCACAAACACTATAAGAATGGTCCATTGAAAATTGTCTGGCTGCCTAGAGCTTCTCGAAACGAAGATTGAATAAATTAATAGTATAGAAACTATTGTAATGTATATAATTGAATGAGTTTTTTTGGTTTCTTTTAGCGTGTTTTCATAATCTATTTTCGCTCGATAGTCTTCTTGGTATTCCTCCAGATCTTTTTCATTCAGTATTTTATTCTTTTTGTTGTTCATTTTGGAATGTGTTAGTTAATGGCTGTTTATGGAGAGGAGTTCTATCAGTATTTAACAGGGTTTTATCATTAAAAATGCATACTCCACCCCATGGTGATAGCTTCACTATCTATTTCATCCAGAAACGTATCGCCCCCAATTTTTGAAAACTGTTCCCACTCTATCCGTAGGCTCCACTTGCCCCTGTAGCTATAGTTAACACCAGCACCATATGCCCAGTGGAATCCATTGCTGCTATCGGTTAATTCACCTCTGACAGGAGTTAATTGTTCTATTAAACTGCCATCTTCAAGCTGGTATAGGATAAAAACTTCACCCTTCTGAATCTCATTGGTTTCCGCGTACCAGATGCCGGTGCCAAGTTTCCCGAATAAGCTAAATGACTCTCCCAGGGGAAGATACGCCAGGGAAAATATATTGAAAAGCTGGCTATCAAAATCAGAGAAATAGTTTAAATATTCACCATCCCCATATGAGATATGGGTATCCAGCTGGTACTTATTGAAATTTTGATAGCTGGCTTCAATTGCCAGGTAAGGTGTCCATCGAATTCCTGCAAATAGTTTCCAGGCGTTATTTTTATCATCACACCGACTGAGATCCACTTGATCTAAGCTGGTGCTAATTTGTTGAACACGCTTTTCTGCTTCGCTACACAAGTTATTGGCATGCTGGTTACCGAAAGAGATACCAGCATATTTGTGTGAGTAGAAATCGGCGCAAGTAAGGGCAGGCAAGGAAAGTAGAAAAATAATGAATAGGGGGCTAAAGCGGTTCATGGTTTGACCTTGTTTAGCTTATATGGGGGGACCGCTGAAGATGATTTTAGAGTGAAATTTGATTAAGGCAACCACCAAAATAATAACGTCTTTTAGATTGATCGAAGGTAGGACCTACTCTATTAACTGGATTCGGCGCCTAAAGATAGAGTTCCCAGTAATAGTTCGCGGGAACTCTATTTAATTTGTATAAAGTTATAGGTGTCAATTAACAAAATTCAAAAAAGCCGCCCTAAACCCAGTGATAGTGTTTCTGCATTGAAGTCTACTCCAGTGGGCTCCAGTTTCTCCCACTCCAGTCTCCAAATCCAGTGATTCCTATAGATATAATTCATGCCGACCCCAACTCCCCAGTGAGGGCCTTTGTGGTTTTGGGACTTGTCTTTATCGAACGTCTGAAGTTGTGCCGTGAATTGTCCATTGGATAATTGCTGGGGGATATAAAATTGAGCGGATTGTTGCTCTGATAATTTTCCTCTCCAAGCTCCAGCCCCGACTCTGGCAAACATATTTATATTGGAGTTAACAGGATAAAAACCCAATAAAAAGGCGGTCAATAAATGTGTCTCAACCTGGTATGCAGCCTTTGCATACTCTCCATTTTCATTATTGGTATAAAAGCTGCTTTGCGCAGCTGAAGGTTTTAGATAGCTGATTTCAAGGGCGAGGTATCTGTTCCAACGCAAGCCGCCATAAAACTTAATCGTACTGCCGCTACTATTGCAATGAAAACGTCCGTCTGTAGATCCTTGAGGAATCTGTGATTTTATCCGGGGGTTTGCAGATGAGCAAAATTGAGGATAAGAGGTTTCACCGAGGGTAGCCCCAATATATTTCCTGTTGGCAAAGTCAGCGCTGGTATTTGTAGCGAAAGTGAATATAAGGCTGGAAAACAAACTTGTTTTTACGGTGGTCTTAAAATTATTCATGATCTGTCCTGTGCTTTGTTTATTTTTATTTCAAGCACAGTAAAGCTAGATCAGGGCTTTTACTTCACAAGTCATTGGCGTGAGGGCCTTTAGGTATCAGGCCCTGTATTCAAAGTCAGAGTAAGCAGTTGGCTGTTAATTTCTAAATGCCAAGCTTTGCTCGCATCTCCGAGAGTCTTTTCGAATTTTCTTCCTTGGAAAGTGGTGAGCCGGGGTTTTCCTCCAGCTTTAATTGCTCTGGAGCGGTTAGTTTTTCTCCCCCCAGGACTCGTTCACATATTTTTCGATAGTGCTCAGCAAAGACCGGGTAGGCGATAGACTCGGGGTTATTGGCAAGAAAAAACCAGTTGGATTCCCGCCCTGCGTGATAGATCGCTAAGTGGCTCCAGTTGTAATTGGTTTTGGGGCTGGGGGCATTGCAGGCTTCGCGATAGGCGGCGCGTGCTTCCGGTAAACCATTCTCCCCAGCGGCGCACAGCTGCAGCATTTTATGTACGGTGGGCAGGTACTCGCTTTGCAGGATCGCTCGCTTGGCACCCTGCATAATATCCTGGGGAGCGAAAGCAAGCAGGGCCTCCAGCCAGAGGCGCTTGGCGTGGTGAAGGGTTTCAGTGTCTGGAAACGCTGCGCTGAACTGATTGTGATAATTCAGTTTAAACAGCGCAAATACTTCATTGATTGCGCGCTTCTTTTCGTTCAGCAGTTCCTGGCCCTGTTCACTACCAGTTTGTGTCTGTGAGTATGTCGCCGATTGACCGGTCGCGGGTGCGCTGGTTGGTGTTGTTGTGGGAGTCTTGTGGATTGCCATAAGAGTTTCCTATTGCCAGTTTGTTGCGCTCCGCCCACTGGTGGCGCGCGTGACGCACAAATACGGCGTCCCAGCTTTTACGTGCGGCATTTTGACCGCGCCAGTAAATAATAAATTCCGGAACCAGGGATAGAGCGAAGTCGCGATCTATCTCGCATTGGTTCATCAAATGACTCAGGCAGTCACCACTGGGCTGCCAGTTGCGGGAGATGGGTTTGGCCACCGGGTTTTTCTCAATACCCTGGCAGTAATAGGCCCACTCTTCCCGCGCATACTCGATAAACAGTTCACCCCAGCGGGCACTGTGGCCACCGCGCTCGGTCCATTTATAAATGAATTCCGGCAGCAATTCGGCAGCAAAGCGCGGATTGATGGCCAGGCGCTGCAACTGCTCCCAGGTGTGCTCGCTGGGCTGCCAGTCGCGGGACATAGCAGTGGGCTTGCGCTTTTCGATAAATGGCGTGTCCTGCTTTTCCCAGTCTTCCATAATCCAGTCATTGAATTCCAAATCCCAGGAAATGGACTGCTTGCCACTGGAGCGGTGGTAATCGAGAAAGCGCTGTAGGCCGCGACCGACAAAAGTGCTGGGGACTCCCTCGTCTGCCAGCTTGCGCAGGGTCTCATCGCTGGGTTGCCAGCCGTTGGGCAGTGGCTGTTTGCGCTGAGCAGTTGCGCGAAAAGCCTCCCACTTGCTTTTAACCTGGCGCAGGAATAGGGAGCCAAAGGAGTGGCGGGGCTCGGCGCGCTCGCGCCAGTAAGTGACAAACTCCGGCAGTTGCTCCCTTACAAAGTGCTCGGGAATACCCAACTGGGCGATACGCGCCATGGTTTCACTATCCGGCTGCCAACTGGGGGCAATGGTGTTGGCATTGCGGTTGGATGGGGTAGGGGGTGTTGCCACCGGGCGCTTGTACTCACCGGGCAGGGCGAACTTCAGAATCTCGCTACTGCCGAATGGTGCCGCCCCCAGCAGAAGGGCACCCTGGTTGCGCAAGCTGGTGGCTACCCGCTGGATATCCGCCGCCTGCCAGAAGGGCAGCAGCAGATATAGCTGCTCCCCCTCGGCGGTATACCAATCCCGACCTCCGTAGGGCTCCAGGGGAAGGAATGGAGCCAGGTCGCCAAGTGCAGTGAGCAGCACAGCTTCCTCCAGGCCGACAGTGGCAGCCAGAGAAGGAGAGATACTCAGGGGTCTTTCGGGAAGCAGGGGATGTGTCATGGCGCGATAATAACATTCCGTCGCATCGCATGCGCGATCATTGGCGAATCCTCAGCCTTTTCCTGCCCCTGGTGCCAACCACTAAGCTGAAGGATGAATTGACTGCGAAATTTCGGCAGACGGTGCGCTGCCAACTGTTGCCTTCCCCTAGCGGTAAGGTTGTAACTTTGTCGCTGTAATTGGTGTTGCGGGAGAGCAAGATGACGAAGGAGCAACAATCTGCGCCAACGGTGTTCCGTTTGAGTGGAGTCAATTGTGCCGGTTGTATCAACAAAATTGAGACTGCGGTTAAGGCCGTAGCCGGGGTGACTGATGCCCGGGTAAACCTGTCCGATAAAATCCTGTCGGTATACGGCCCGGCGGAGGCTGAATCCTGTATCGAAGCCGTCCGAGGCGCGGGCTACGGCGCTGAACTCCTGCGAAGTAGTGAACGAGAGCAGCGCGCGGAACAGCGGGAGCAGACACAGCGGCACTACCGCCAGCAGTTGTGGCGCTCGGCATTTGCTTTGGGCGTGGGCGTGCCAATGATGGCCTGGGGGCTGATCACCGACAAGGTATCGGTGAATACCCCTGCGGAGCAGCTGGCCTGGGGTGTCATGGGGCTGATTACCCTGGCGGTGCTGGTCTTCTGTGGCGGCAACTTCTTCAGTGGTGCCTGGAAGGCACTGCGTCACCACAATGCCACTATGGATACGCTGGTGGCCCTGGGCACGGGAACGGCCTGGCTCTTTTCTATGATCGTGGTATTGGTTCCCCATCTCTTACCGGAAGCGGCACGACATGTGTACTTCGAGGCCAGTGCCATGATTATTGGCCTGATCAGCCTCGGCCAGGCACTGGAGATTCGGGCGCGCGGGCGCACTAGTGCCGCAGTGGAGAAGCTGCTGGAGCTCCAGGATACGTCTGCGCGGGTATTGAGGGATGGCCGAGAGGTGGATCTGCCTATCGAGCAGGTGCAGCAGGGAGACCAGCTGCGCGTCCGCCCCGGCGAGAAAATTCCGGTGGATGGCACTGTGCTTGAAGGGCGCAGCCTGGTAGATGAATCCATGCTCACCGGGGAACCAGTGCCGGTGAAAAAGGCGGAGGGTGACAGCCTCGCCGCCGGCACCCTGAATAAAAATGGCAGCCTGTTGTTTCGCGCAGATAAAGTGGGTTCCGACACCCGTCTCGCGCAGATTATCGAGATGGTAAAGAATGCCCAGAGCTCCCGAGTACCTATCGCGCGTTTGGCGGACAAGATTTCCGGCATCTTTGTGCCAGTGGTGATGATTATTGCCCTGGTGGCCGCACTGGTTTGGTTCAACTTGGGACCCGATCCTCGGGTTGCCCATATGCTGGTGGTACTGACTTCGGTGCTGATTATCGCCTGCCCCTGTGCCTTGGGTTTGGCGACTCCCATGTCGGTTATGGTGGGGGTGGGCAAAGGTGCTGAGTACGGTGTACTGGTGCGCAACGGCAAGGCCCTGCAACAATCCTGCACCTTGGATGTCCTGGTTGTGGATAAAACCGGGACTCTCACCGAGGGTTCTCCGCGTCTGACAGATATCGATAGTGATGGCGACAGCGATGAACTGCTGCGTTTGGTAGCGAGCCTGGAGCAGGGCTCAGAGCACCCCTTGGCCGAAGCCATAGTGACGGCAGCTCACGATAAAAACCTTGAATTGCAGTCTCCAGCCAACTTTGAAGCCATCACAGCTCACGGTGTGAGTGGTGATATTGGTGGCAGTCGCGTGCTGTTGGGGAATACCAAGTTAATGCAAAAGGAAGCCATTTCCCTGGACGCCTGGAATGAGCGGGCAGCCACGTTGGCTGCGGCGGGGCGCACGGTGATGTACGCCGCCGTGGACGGCAAGTTGCGGGGGATTATTGCCGTAGCCGATCCGATTCGCGCTGATGCGCAAGCTGCAATCGAGCGACTGGGCAAACTGGGTTTACGCATTGAAATGCTTACCGGGGACAATCACGGCAGTGCTGAAGCGGTTGCCCGGCAGCTGGGTATCGATCGCGTTCACGCAGAGCTATTGCCGGAAGATAAAGAGGGGATCGTCGCTGAATTGCAAAAAAAGGTGAGCGAGT
This DNA window, taken from Microbulbifer sp. VAAF005, encodes the following:
- a CDS encoding outer membrane beta-barrel protein; the protein is MNRFSPLFIIFLLSLPALTCADFYSHKYAGISFGNQHANNLCSEAEKRVQQISTSLDQVDLSRCDDKNNAWKLFAGIRWTPYLAIEASYQNFNKYQLDTHISYGDGEYLNYFSDFDSQLFNIFSLAYLPLGESFSLFGKLGTGIWYAETNEIQKGEVFILYQLEDGSLIEQLTPVRGELTDSSNGFHWAYGAGVNYSYRGKWSLRIEWEQFSKIGGDTFLDEIDSEAITMGWSMHF
- a CDS encoding outer membrane beta-barrel protein → MNNFKTTVKTSLFSSLIFTFATNTSADFANRKYIGATLGETSYPQFCSSANPRIKSQIPQGSTDGRFHCNSSGSTIKFYGGLRWNRYLALEISYLKPSAAQSSFYTNNENGEYAKAAYQVETHLLTAFLLGFYPVNSNINMFARVGAGAWRGKLSEQQSAQFYIPQQLSNGQFTAQLQTFDKDKSQNHKGPHWGVGVGMNYIYRNHWIWRLEWEKLEPTGVDFNAETLSLGLGRLF
- a CDS encoding replication protein P translates to MAIHKTPTTTPTSAPATGQSATYSQTQTGSEQGQELLNEKKRAINEVFALFKLNYHNQFSAAFPDTETLHHAKRLWLEALLAFAPQDIMQGAKRAILQSEYLPTVHKMLQLCAAGENGLPEARAAYREACNAPSPKTNYNWSHLAIYHAGRESNWFFLANNPESIAYPVFAEHYRKICERVLGGEKLTAPEQLKLEENPGSPLSKEENSKRLSEMRAKLGI
- a CDS encoding DnaT-like ssDNA-binding domain-containing protein; translated protein: MTHPLLPERPLSISPSLAATVGLEEAVLLTALGDLAPFLPLEPYGGRDWYTAEGEQLYLLLPFWQAADIQRVATSLRNQGALLLGAAPFGSSEILKFALPGEYKRPVATPPTPSNRNANTIAPSWQPDSETMARIAQLGIPEHFVREQLPEFVTYWRERAEPRHSFGSLFLRQVKSKWEAFRATAQRKQPLPNGWQPSDETLRKLADEGVPSTFVGRGLQRFLDYHRSSGKQSISWDLEFNDWIMEDWEKQDTPFIEKRKPTAMSRDWQPSEHTWEQLQRLAINPRFAAELLPEFIYKWTERGGHSARWGELFIEYAREEWAYYCQGIEKNPVAKPISRNWQPSGDCLSHLMNQCEIDRDFALSLVPEFIIYWRGQNAARKSWDAVFVRHARHQWAERNKLAIGNSYGNPQDSHNNTNQRTRDRSIGDILTDTNW